The Buchnera aphidicola (Meitanaphis elongallis) sequence TACATTTATATGAGGTTTTAAACGTTTAAATTTTTCTTTAGACACAACAATTTCCCTTTTTAAAAACATTAAAAATAATATAAAATTCAAACTATCTACTTTCTCTTTTTTCAATAATACAAGCTGCTATAGTATTCGGAGCTTCTACATATCTTAAAAATTCCATTGAATAAGATGCTCTTCCTTGCGTTTGCGAACGCAAATCAGTTGCATAACCAAACATTTCGGACAATGGGACCTGAGCAGAAATTATTTTTCCAATTAATAAATCTCTTATTCCTTCAATCATTCCTCTTCTTCTATTCAAATCGCCTATTACATCACCCATATATTCTTCTGGAGTTTCTACTTCAACTTGCATAATAGGTTCCAAGAGTATTGGTTGCGCATGCTTAAAAGCATCTTTAAACGCTAGTGAAGCAGCTAACTTAAATGCAATTTCAGAAGAGTCAACGTCATGATAAGAGCCAAAATGTAAACGAACACCAATGTTAACTACAGGATAACCAGCTAAGGGTCCACTATGTAATTGTTCTTGTATTCCCTTATCAATAGCTGAAATATATTCTCCCGGAATAACTCCTCCCTTAATATCATTTATAAATTTATAATTTTCTTGACTGGATTCTAAAGGGAACAAATCAATTACAACATGTCCATATTGACCTCTTCCACCAGATTGTTTTATGTATTTACCTTCCACGTTGCTTACATTATTCCGAATAGTTTCTCGATAAGCTACTTGAGGTTTTCCTACATTAGCACTGACACTAAACTCTCTTTTCATTCTCTCGACAACTATTTCTAAATGCAATTCTCCCATACCAGAAATAATTGTTTGATTTGATTCTTTATCAGTCCACACTCGAAAAGAAGGATCTTCTTTTGCTAATCTACTTAAAGAAATACCCATTTTTTCTTGATCTATCTTAGTTTTTGGTTCAACTGCTATAGAGATAACTGGATCTGGAAAATCCATTTTCTCTAACACAATTACATGATTAGGATCACATAAAGTATCACCTGTAGTTACACTCTTTAAACCAATAGCAGCAGCTATATCACCTGCTCGAACTTCTTTTATTTCTTCTCTCTTATTTGCATGCATTTGAACAATACGTCCAAAACGTTCTTTTTGATGTTTTACAGAATTAAAAACCATATCTCCCGATCTGACAACACCAGAATAAACTCTAAAAAAAGTTAAATTACCTACAAATGGATCTGTAGCGATTTTAAAAGCTAATGCAGAAAAAGGTTCTTGATCATTAAAACAACGTAAGACTGAAGTATTATTTGCATCTTTTAATGCTCCTTTAATAGAAACGACATCATTAGGAGATGGTAAAAATTCCACTATTGCATCTAACAATGCTTGTACGCCTTTATTTTTAAACGCAGATCCACAAGTAACAGGAATAATTTCATTATTTAACGCACGTTCGCGAAGAGACGTTTTAATTTCTTGTTCAGATATTGCTTGTCCTGTTAAATATTTATCCATTAAACGTTCATCATTTTCTACTGCAGCTTCAATAAGATTTTGATTCCACTCTTTAGATAACTCTCTCAAATGATCAGGAATATCTTCATAAGTAAACGTAATTCCTTGATCTAATTCATTCCAATGAATTGCCTTCATT is a genomic window containing:
- the fusA gene encoding elongation factor G, which codes for MGRTTPIIRYRNIGISAHIDAGKTTTTERILFYTGVNHKIGEVHDGAATMDWMEQEQERGITITSAATTTFWSGMAKQFLSHRINIIDTPGHVDFTIEVERSMRVLDGVVMVYCAVGGVQPQSETVWRQANKYNVPRIAFVNKMDRMGANFFNVIKQIRAKLGANPVPIQLAIGSEDNFIGVVDLIKMKAIHWNELDQGITFTYEDIPDHLRELSKEWNQNLIEAAVENDERLMDKYLTGQAISEQEIKTSLRERALNNEIIPVTCGSAFKNKGVQALLDAIVEFLPSPNDVVSIKGALKDANNTSVLRCFNDQEPFSALAFKIATDPFVGNLTFFRVYSGVVRSGDMVFNSVKHQKERFGRIVQMHANKREEIKEVRAGDIAAAIGLKSVTTGDTLCDPNHVIVLEKMDFPDPVISIAVEPKTKIDQEKMGISLSRLAKEDPSFRVWTDKESNQTIISGMGELHLEIVVERMKREFSVSANVGKPQVAYRETIRNNVSNVEGKYIKQSGGRGQYGHVVIDLFPLESSQENYKFINDIKGGVIPGEYISAIDKGIQEQLHSGPLAGYPVVNIGVRLHFGSYHDVDSSEIAFKLAASLAFKDAFKHAQPILLEPIMQVEVETPEEYMGDVIGDLNRRRGMIEGIRDLLIGKIISAQVPLSEMFGYATDLRSQTQGRASYSMEFLRYVEAPNTIAACIIEKRESR